The following coding sequences are from one Paenibacillus tundrae window:
- a CDS encoding sulfotransferase family protein: MPLVDIQGNGLVFLLCVPRSGSSLSTVMLQNHSRIFATQEMWFLMSLVDLAKAEPRPYGGNAIIRQFYSAMVSEDVFEQACRRFALEIYNGFLQGSGADFVVDKSPRYYYMLEWLDRLFPQSKRIHLQRNPLSIAASFKKVNRNSGNGFELIQSLQSPELNMRAVDLTLGLLRLNDYFEVEHPQAYEIKYEQLVASPKDELENLCTFLGISYEEGMEQYGRFVDTTKSNMFYSMGVGDPFLASHQEAHKDSINNWKSILNHQEVELYCRTIGADLFHRMGYSQQLEEAEQWTGVRYEASADQEVVERLTRQFTKATGCEWQPHYRIKPEAAAIHSELERTDATDTQQASAPDPTLAALATIRQLEAALRAADHRLERGYNERERLKMQLASTQSKIQRIKSLIPFGHQLSAWASQRKILRGGKS, translated from the coding sequence ATGCCATTGGTAGATATTCAAGGTAACGGACTTGTATTTTTACTTTGTGTCCCTCGCAGTGGAAGTTCACTCTCCACCGTCATGTTACAAAATCACAGCCGCATATTTGCCACGCAAGAGATGTGGTTCCTAATGAGTCTGGTCGATCTGGCCAAAGCAGAACCTCGCCCCTATGGTGGAAATGCCATCATTCGTCAGTTCTATAGCGCGATGGTGTCTGAGGATGTATTTGAACAAGCATGTCGAAGGTTCGCCCTAGAAATCTATAATGGTTTCCTACAAGGCAGCGGGGCAGACTTCGTTGTAGATAAATCTCCGCGTTACTATTATATGCTGGAATGGCTTGATCGTCTTTTTCCACAGTCCAAGCGAATTCATCTCCAGCGTAATCCACTTTCCATTGCTGCATCATTCAAAAAAGTTAACCGTAACTCAGGCAATGGATTCGAACTCATTCAGAGTTTACAAAGTCCCGAATTAAATATGAGAGCCGTTGACCTGACCTTAGGTTTGCTCAGACTAAATGATTACTTTGAGGTGGAGCATCCTCAAGCTTATGAGATAAAGTATGAACAACTCGTCGCAAGCCCCAAGGACGAACTGGAGAACTTATGTACCTTTCTCGGGATCAGCTACGAAGAGGGCATGGAGCAATATGGACGGTTTGTGGATACAACGAAATCCAATATGTTCTACAGCATGGGTGTAGGCGATCCGTTCTTGGCATCACATCAGGAAGCACACAAGGATTCAATTAACAACTGGAAAAGTATACTTAATCATCAAGAAGTTGAGCTATATTGCCGAACTATTGGAGCAGATTTGTTTCATCGAATGGGGTACAGCCAGCAGTTAGAGGAAGCGGAGCAATGGACGGGTGTACGTTATGAAGCCAGCGCAGATCAAGAGGTTGTGGAACGACTTACACGTCAATTCACAAAAGCAACCGGATGTGAGTGGCAGCCTCATTACCGAATAAAGCCTGAAGCTGCAGCAATACATTCCGAGCTTGAAAGAACAGATGCTACAGATACACAGCAAGCATCAGCACCCGATCCAACGCTAGCTGCATTAGCAACGATAAGGCAATTGGAAGCTGCATTACGGGCTGCGGATCATCGGTTAGAGCGAGGATATAACGAGCGCGAGCGATTAAAGATGCAACTAGCCTCGACGCAAAGCAAGATACAGCGGATCAAATCCTTGATTCCATTTGGTCATCAGCTTAGTGCCTGGGCATCCCAGCGCAAGATTCTACGGGGAGGAAAGTCATGA
- a CDS encoding asparagine synthase-related protein — protein MSAIAGIVHTEGQEALWEDSWRLYASLGHIPADTTGVWKGNEAFLSCHAQWITPESVHEKTPLYDEASGLSITADAILDNREQLADQLQISRRELAELADSELILRAYQRWQTDVTSKLLGDFAFAIWDERKRTLFAARDITGMRSLYYRHDGQRFAFCTLMNPLLSLEGVSKELSESWLAEFLAIPAMHGAADIQLTAYRGVRQLPPAHTLLFRDGKIELNQYHRWDEVEPLRLKSDGEYVEAFRDVFAQAVSTRLRTHRQVAAALSGGLDSGAVVGFASGTLRSQGKKLNAYSYVPVSDFKDYTPKTLLADERPFIRSTVNHVGNISENYLDFEGRSPFSEVDTWLEMMEMPYKFFENSFWIRGFYEKASEQDAGVLLTGARGNFTISWGPALEYYASLMRSGRWVRLFKEMKQYSERTGMKFSRIARITAQKAYPERFQSSRSGGIPHATNQLIHPEFAQKTGVLDRLGSLVVLQGGAQADALKVRAEKFNNLAIASKNGAMATKCSLRYRAWERDPTSDARVIQFCLSVPIEQYVNQGTDRSLIRRATSPELPDNVRLNQRVRGVQPADWLHRMIPDWGAFTSEIRALCSDSRVAGILNTDRIYAALQNIPQPRPELASHPDLRLMMHSLIVYRYIRQF, from the coding sequence ATGAGCGCCATTGCGGGGATTGTTCACACCGAGGGTCAAGAAGCATTGTGGGAAGATAGTTGGCGGTTGTATGCCAGCTTGGGTCATATTCCAGCGGACACGACAGGAGTGTGGAAAGGCAATGAAGCATTCCTAAGCTGTCATGCACAGTGGATTACACCAGAATCAGTTCATGAAAAAACACCTTTATATGACGAGGCTAGCGGCCTCTCTATTACCGCCGATGCTATCTTGGACAATCGGGAGCAATTAGCAGACCAATTGCAGATATCCAGAAGAGAATTAGCTGAGTTGGCAGATAGTGAGTTAATTCTAAGAGCTTATCAACGATGGCAGACAGACGTGACAAGCAAGCTGCTTGGAGACTTTGCTTTTGCCATCTGGGATGAACGCAAGCGTACGTTGTTTGCGGCTAGAGATATTACGGGCATGAGATCCCTGTACTATCGCCATGATGGACAGCGCTTTGCCTTCTGCACCCTAATGAATCCTCTGTTGTCCTTGGAGGGTGTTTCCAAAGAATTAAGCGAATCCTGGTTAGCTGAGTTTCTCGCGATCCCCGCAATGCATGGCGCAGCAGACATTCAATTGACTGCATATCGGGGCGTGAGGCAGCTGCCTCCGGCTCATACGCTGCTTTTTCGAGACGGTAAGATCGAGTTGAACCAGTATCATCGCTGGGATGAGGTTGAACCGCTTCGCCTCAAATCAGATGGAGAGTATGTAGAAGCATTCCGTGATGTTTTTGCACAAGCTGTAAGCACACGATTGCGGACTCATCGGCAAGTCGCTGCTGCCTTAAGCGGTGGCCTTGACTCAGGAGCGGTTGTTGGTTTTGCCTCAGGTACATTGCGAAGCCAAGGGAAAAAGCTGAACGCCTATAGTTATGTCCCTGTGTCCGATTTCAAAGATTATACACCCAAAACATTGCTTGCAGATGAACGACCTTTCATTCGATCTACGGTGAATCATGTAGGCAACATTTCGGAGAATTATCTGGATTTTGAAGGCAGAAGTCCCTTCAGTGAAGTGGATACATGGCTTGAGATGATGGAGATGCCGTATAAATTTTTTGAAAATTCGTTCTGGATTCGCGGCTTTTACGAAAAGGCCAGTGAGCAGGATGCGGGCGTTTTACTCACTGGAGCAAGGGGCAACTTTACGATCTCCTGGGGACCGGCACTAGAATATTACGCAAGCTTAATGCGAAGTGGACGCTGGGTGAGACTATTCAAAGAAATGAAGCAATATAGTGAACGTACAGGGATGAAATTTTCACGGATTGCTCGAATCACAGCGCAGAAGGCGTATCCAGAGCGATTTCAGTCATCTCGAAGTGGTGGAATTCCACACGCAACCAATCAATTAATTCATCCTGAATTCGCCCAAAAAACAGGCGTGTTGGATCGTTTGGGTTCACTGGTTGTGCTACAAGGTGGGGCACAGGCAGACGCCCTGAAAGTGAGAGCAGAGAAGTTCAACAATTTGGCGATTGCGAGCAAAAATGGGGCAATGGCAACAAAATGTTCACTCCGTTATCGTGCCTGGGAACGAGATCCTACGAGTGATGCACGTGTGATACAGTTTTGCCTCTCTGTACCGATTGAGCAGTATGTTAATCAAGGTACAGACCGATCATTAATCCGCCGGGCAACGTCACCCGAGTTACCGGATAATGTGAGACTGAATCAGCGTGTACGAGGTGTTCAGCCAGCCGATTGGTTACATCGTATGATTCCGGATTGGGGAGCATTCACAAGTGAAATTCGGGCATTGTGTTCTGATAGTCGAGTAGCTGGCATATTAAACACGGATCGAATCTATGCAGCTCTTCAAAACATACCTCAGCCTCGTCCTGAGCTTGCATCGCATCCTGACTTGCGCTTAATGATGCATAGCCTCATTGTGTATCGGTATATCCGGCAATTCTGA
- a CDS encoding paeninodin family lasso peptide — protein MQIEKKQWQAPALEVLEVNQTLAGKGYRQIDWITEHDADLYDPPVS, from the coding sequence ATGCAAATCGAAAAAAAGCAATGGCAAGCTCCAGCACTTGAAGTTTTGGAAGTAAACCAAACCCTCGCAGGTAAAGGTTACAGACAAATCGACTGGATCACAGAACACGATGCTGATCTGTATGATCCACCTGTTTCCTAA